tcttttttttttttccgttggtatttaattttttatgtttatttttgagtAAAGGTGGTTGCTCGCTTAGCTCGAAATCTCGAACAAGTTGTAGTTTGTTAAACTTTTTCGGGAAACGAGGAAGatccaattttattttcgatGCAAGAGGAAATCGAGCGACACACGCCGCGCGCCAAAAATGTGGctaaattgaaaatgtgtcGCCCATTTTAATAGTAAGAGGTTTTTCACCTTTTGGCGGTAAACTAGAGTGCCGCAAATTAAAAGATTTTCAAATTAAGCAGCCACTTTTCCTTCTGCTTTTATTATCGATGGGTACATTTTCCTTAGAATACAATTTAGCAACTAAATCATGAGAACTCAGTGGCACAATGTAACGTCTATGCTCACTTGCTCTTTTATAAGTTTTGCAACTGTCCCCGcccaatttgtatttgttttcgttgctgCTCCATTTTCTTTGCCAGCTTTTCTCGGCTgctcgttgttgctgctgttgcgcttGCACGTGGAAATTCTGTGCGCATGTTGTCGAAAATATCCAGGACACCATCTGCAAAGTCGTCCTGCACAGAATTTCGAGCGCAGGCGCCCTGAAAACCCTCGAATGATtttattcttctttttttgctggGACTAAAGTGTTGCAATCATGAACAAGTGGGGGGTTTTGGCCAAGCGAGAGGGGTGGGATGCGCACACTAACTGTTTATCAGGGCTAAAAATAGTAGCTTGGTATGTGGCAAGGGGTCGCCACTTGGGAGTCCAGGCACTATTTGCTGGAATTTGCATATGTGGCAAACTTTTACATTGAGtggaaacaaaatgttgtGGCCACTTTATTTTGCAGCGTTTAGTATTCCAAATTACTTGCAAAAATTGTTTCAACTCGAAAGTGGCTCCCACTTCCcactccctgctccctgctgaCTCCTCTAATTTACGATCCTCCGCGATGGAATGTACTTTCTGGCCAACAGCTAGCCTGGCCATCCGAAGCACCCACTCACATGGCCCACTCACGTTGGTCACAACAGGCAGGCTGGCTGGCAGGCAGGCAGTCAGGAATCTGACGGAAACATTAAACATTCATTACTTAAAATTTCGTCGGCGTCTCGTCGCAGCCAGTTGACGATGGCCAAAGTGCCAGCTTTTCTCGGTCTCTGAACTGCATGCAAACGACTGCAATTAGTTGGGGATCGCGGGTTGGTGGGGCGAAGGGGATTGTCCAGCGGAATAAACTCGAAAGCGCGCTATAGAACgatatatataattatcaTGGGTAAATTTGGTTTCTATTAATTGCGCTTGCAAAAAGGCGGAACGTACACTTTTAGCAGcacccttttttttctggcttGCTATAAAGTCGATCTGTATAAAAGCTCGCTATATTTGATGAGAGCAATGGAAGATGCCCGCAAACTAAATTTAGCGATGCCACTGCGCGCCGACcaaaaaagacaaaacttattacaattttaaattgtctgCAAAATTTTGCGCTCAACGTTGCGCATCGGAAAGTGGGAGTGATGGtgggcaggaggaggaggggatTGGCGGAACGGCGTAATGGAACCGAAATCCCCGCCAGACActggccatcatcatcgccacTGGCAGCGCGATGAGCATCATCATTATCGTAATTATGATAATTGGGCTGCGCGGGTTCGTCAAAGGCGTTCGGGCCAGTCTAAGAAGCGTCTaacaaaaatggcaacaaatttcGCAGTGCCCATTTCGTTCATCTGTCCATCTGTCGCCCGTTtctatgagtgtgtgtgtggttagAGGCTTTCCTTGGTATttgttttctgattttctatttttttggctGGGGAAATCCTATCgacaaagccaaaagcaacagaAAATCGCgtcaaatgttttaaatagaATCATAAACAGAAACGCAGGCAAgacaacaagcaacaaaataaaaaaaaaaacccaaaaagaagaaaaaaaccgataccgaaatcgaaatcgaaatgaacTAAAGCCACCCGtcgatattttatttgatgttCTTTGcgattttcaaaatatatttttggctcTCAATGCGGCcaaattgaataattataatacTTAAATTAGCCCAAAGTgtaatgtttttcttttcgcaaATTTTCGAATCGAATGCACATTATTTTGAAGTGGAATTGCCTCCAGATTTTTTCTATCCATTTCAGCTCGAGTGCtcgaaaattatttatttattttaaatcgaTTAATTCGCAGAATTACTGTTTAGATTTTTATAAACCAAATACTTGAAGGCGCCATATCGAGGAAGCAAACTATTTATCTTACTTTCCATTATGTTTTACGGGCTATGCGAGTACctacaaaagcaaaagttcattccattttatttggcttaacTCTTTGTCGGTAAATCTAGATTGCCCTGAGGAGATCATTGGCTGCTGGAGTTTAAAAGGGCTCGAACCTCTGCCTTTTAGCAATCATATACTGCAAGTTTCCTCTGGAGAAAACCCATTTCCagcaaagtaataaaaaacacattCAATTCGcaagaaacaaaatgatagCCCCACAATGAACCACGCTCCATTTGGTTTTGAGGGTAgcagcaaacagaaaactgaaaaacattttatactGTTCCATTTAATGGACAAAAGACTCTTCTTTCTGCCCGGACTGCTGGGGATGGCTCGAAAAAGTCAGTCAATAACAATTAAGGCCAaaagttgttgctgcctttaTGTGCGGCCCCTAAAAACAAGAACTATTCTCAACTTAAAACCAAGTCAAGTCGCAGggaaactttttcaattagtATAACAAGAATTTCGGTTGGACCACTTCATTTGCGTTTCACTTATGGGATAACCTCAAGGAAATGTATTTGGCCAAATTCTTTTACAAATTTCCATTCCACTTGGCTGCACCATTCTGCGCCCGGCGATGAAGGAGCCCGATAAGAATGTAGAAAAGAGAGTGTTTCAACAGAAATGGGATTAGGCGGACTTATCTCTCGCACTCCGCAAGGTGGGTGGCCCACACACGTGTGGGTGTGGATCTCGGTACGGTGCTCCCCTTGTAGGAAAGTTTGTTTGGGGCTTAggcaaatatgaaaatatgctCGATTATATAGGAACCACCTCCCAGGGCTTTGGCGTCGAAAAGGCAGGCGGGCGGGCAACGCGATGGAAAAGCTTTAAGTAGTGTACACAGCCCCCGGGTGGATGTAGAAATGGATATTCGTTTTGTATGGGAAGGCGTTGGGAATGGAGAGCAAACTTGGCCGTAATGATGAAAAATGCCGGCTGCCTCTTTATCCCTGACTTGAATTTATTATAACGCCCCGGGGaaggaatttaaattgatgGGAGTggtggaagtgggtggaagTGGATGCGGCGGTGGAATCCCCGAAATCCGACCcacaaagtatgcaacgaaaTTAATTGTTATTCTTTATGGTTTCCTCCTTCCGCACAGGCAACGGCACAATTGACTTCCCTGAATTCCTTACAATGATGGCACGCAAAATGAAGGACACCGATAGCGAAGAGGAGATCCGGGAAGCCTTCAGAGTGTTCGACAAGGACGGCAACGGCTTCATCTCCGCGGCCGAGTTGCGTCACGTGATGACAAATCTGGGCGAGAAACTCACAGACGAGGAGGTCGATGAGATGATCCGGGAGGCTGATATCGATGGCGACGGTCAGGTCAATTACGAAGGTAAGTGATCTGTGGTGAACAACTATCTTACTAAGCGACTTATTCTTTATACTCAAAAAAC
This sequence is a window from Drosophila teissieri strain GT53w chromosome 2R, Prin_Dtei_1.1, whole genome shotgun sequence. Protein-coding genes within it:
- the LOC122614888 gene encoding calmodulin isoform X1, whose product is MADQLTEEQIAEFKEAFSLFDKDGDGTITTKELGTVMRSLGQNPTEAELQDMINEVDADGNGTIDFPEFLTMMARKMKDTDSEEEIREAFRVFDKDGNGFISAAELRHVMTNLGEKLTDEEVDEMIREADIDGDGQVNYEEFVTMMTSK